From a single Crateriforma spongiae genomic region:
- a CDS encoding GspE/PulE family protein — protein sequence MATRRIGQILVDLGFMTDEQLESVLAEQEQQPGALFGKVAEEMTLITDEQLAQALAEQMGMQTVSLGDANLAPEVLEKISETMAQLYRVIPVAFEDDRLTVATCDPQNLTIQDELRTFLGIEIGMVVATEHDVLQAIEKYYDSESESVEKLVAELAEDEELKASINALDNEKFNITDAEALADSAPVRKLLNMVLLLAIKDHASDIHFEPFEDEFRIRIKAEGVLYEMVPPPRHLAFAITTRIKVMADLDIAERRMPQDGRIELMVGGHPVDLRVSVLPTIFGESVVMRVLDRSVVNLSLDNVGMDEATIANFRKAIDRPNGIVLVTGPTGSGKTTTLYSALTELNDIKDKLITTEDPVEYDIDGIIQIPIDSAVGVTFASCLRAILRQDPDTILVGEIRDLETAEIAIQASLTGHLVFSTLHTNSAPATVTRLKDMGIQAFMICATVEAILAQRLVRRICSKCREETDVSNELLRDLGMTREAVDGTTFYKGVGCEQCNNTGYKGRVALFELMLLNDTIREMVLGNASTDEIRDEAARNGMIPLRDYGMNMASQGITTLDEVLRETVEE from the coding sequence ATGGCCACACGCCGCATCGGACAGATCCTTGTCGACCTCGGTTTCATGACCGACGAACAACTGGAATCCGTCCTCGCCGAACAGGAACAACAACCCGGCGCTCTGTTCGGCAAGGTCGCCGAAGAAATGACGTTGATCACCGACGAGCAGCTTGCCCAAGCGCTCGCCGAACAAATGGGCATGCAAACGGTGTCGCTGGGCGATGCCAATTTGGCCCCGGAGGTGTTGGAAAAGATCTCCGAAACCATGGCGCAACTGTACCGCGTCATCCCGGTCGCCTTTGAAGACGACCGGCTGACCGTGGCCACGTGCGATCCGCAAAACTTGACGATCCAAGACGAATTGCGGACGTTCCTGGGCATAGAAATCGGCATGGTCGTGGCCACCGAACACGACGTGCTGCAAGCGATCGAAAAGTACTACGACAGCGAATCGGAAAGCGTTGAAAAACTGGTCGCCGAACTGGCCGAAGACGAAGAACTCAAGGCGTCGATTAACGCGCTGGACAACGAAAAGTTCAACATCACCGATGCCGAGGCGTTGGCCGATTCGGCGCCGGTCCGAAAGCTGTTGAACATGGTGTTGTTGCTGGCCATCAAGGACCACGCCAGCGACATCCACTTTGAACCGTTCGAAGACGAATTCCGGATTCGGATCAAGGCCGAAGGCGTGCTGTACGAAATGGTCCCGCCGCCGCGTCACTTGGCGTTCGCGATCACGACACGGATCAAAGTGATGGCGGACTTGGACATCGCCGAACGCCGCATGCCCCAAGACGGCCGAATCGAATTGATGGTCGGTGGTCACCCGGTCGACCTTCGCGTCAGCGTGTTGCCGACGATCTTCGGCGAAAGCGTCGTCATGCGGGTGCTGGACCGCAGCGTCGTGAACCTGTCCCTGGACAACGTGGGGATGGACGAAGCGACGATCGCGAATTTTCGCAAAGCGATCGACCGCCCCAACGGCATCGTGCTGGTGACCGGCCCCACGGGTTCGGGAAAAACGACCACGCTGTATTCGGCGTTGACCGAACTGAACGACATCAAAGACAAATTGATCACAACCGAGGACCCGGTCGAATACGACATCGACGGCATCATTCAGATCCCGATCGACAGCGCCGTGGGCGTCACGTTCGCAAGCTGTCTGCGGGCCATCCTGCGGCAAGACCCCGACACGATCCTGGTCGGCGAAATCCGTGATTTGGAGACGGCCGAAATCGCCATCCAAGCTTCGCTGACCGGTCACTTGGTCTTCAGCACGTTGCACACCAACAGTGCCCCCGCCACGGTGACACGACTGAAAGACATGGGCATCCAAGCGTTCATGATTTGCGCGACGGTCGAAGCGATCCTGGCCCAACGCTTGGTGCGGCGAATCTGTTCGAAGTGTCGCGAGGAAACCGATGTCAGCAATGAGTTGCTACGTGACCTGGGGATGACCCGCGAAGCGGTGGACGGGACGACGTTTTACAAGGGTGTCGGGTGCGAACAGTGCAACAACACCGGGTACAAAGGCCGCGTGGCTTTGTTCGAATTGATGCTGCTGAACGACACCATCCGTGAAATGGTTTTGGGCAACGCGTCGACCGACGAGATCCGCGACGAAGCGGCCCGCAACGGCATGATCCCGCTACGCGATTACGGCATGAACATGGCGTCCCAAGGCATCACCACCCTGGACGAAGTCCTCCGCGAGACGGTGGAGGAGTAA
- a CDS encoding type IV pilus twitching motility protein PilT, whose amino-acid sequence MATVLIDKLLQAAIKQGVSDIHIVVGQPPVFRLHGRMRKLETKTLDAEDAVALMKSITPERCQRELQETGSTDFGFAFGELARFRVSVFKQRGFISMVLRQIPNDKLTPEQLGLPESVVKLVHRPRGLFLVTGPTGSGKSTTLASLIHLLNETVDHHIITIEDPIEFYHDHIKSTINQREVGVDVPSFSEAIRRALRQDPDVILVGELRDLETIEAAISAAETGHIVFGTLHTNSAQGTVNRIIDAFPGNLQDQIRTQLASSLIGVVAQTLLPRIGGGRCAAYEVLVVTPGVSNLIRENKTFRINSSIQTGAKFGMQLMDDALFNHWKSEKVTVEDALAKAHRPDDLARRIVQARKGLGDEAMPVGEDD is encoded by the coding sequence ATGGCAACCGTGTTGATCGACAAACTGTTGCAGGCCGCCATCAAGCAAGGCGTCAGCGACATTCACATCGTCGTCGGTCAACCGCCCGTGTTTCGCTTGCACGGCCGGATGCGGAAACTGGAAACCAAAACACTGGACGCCGAAGACGCCGTCGCGCTGATGAAAAGCATCACGCCGGAACGGTGCCAACGGGAACTGCAAGAAACGGGAAGCACGGACTTCGGGTTCGCGTTCGGCGAATTGGCACGTTTCCGGGTTTCGGTGTTCAAACAACGCGGCTTCATTTCGATGGTGCTGCGTCAAATCCCCAACGACAAGCTGACCCCCGAACAACTGGGATTGCCCGAGAGCGTTGTCAAACTGGTGCACCGCCCGCGGGGTCTTTTCCTGGTGACCGGACCGACCGGTTCGGGGAAATCAACAACGCTGGCTTCGCTGATTCACCTGCTGAACGAAACCGTCGACCACCACATCATCACGATCGAAGACCCGATCGAGTTCTATCACGACCACATCAAGAGCACGATCAATCAGCGGGAAGTCGGCGTGGACGTGCCGAGTTTCTCCGAAGCGATTCGGCGGGCGTTGCGGCAAGACCCCGACGTGATTCTGGTCGGCGAGCTTCGTGACCTGGAAACGATCGAAGCGGCGATCAGCGCGGCGGAAACGGGGCACATCGTGTTCGGCACGCTGCACACCAACAGTGCCCAGGGCACGGTCAACCGAATCATCGACGCGTTCCCCGGGAACCTGCAGGACCAGATCCGAACCCAGCTGGCCAGTTCGCTGATCGGCGTGGTCGCCCAAACCCTGTTGCCCCGAATCGGCGGCGGTCGCTGTGCGGCTTACGAAGTCTTGGTGGTCACCCCCGGGGTGTCGAACCTGATCCGTGAAAACAAGACCTTCCGTATCAACAGCTCGATCCAGACCGGAGCGAAATTCGGCATGCAGCTGATGGACGACGCTTTGTTCAACCATTGGAAATCGGAAAAGGTCACCGTCGAAGACGCCTTGGCCAAAGCCCACCGTCCGGACGACTTGGCCCGCCGCATCGTCCAGGCTCGCAAGGGTCTTGGCGACGAAGCGATGCCCGTCGGCGAAGACGATTGA
- a CDS encoding GspE/PulE family protein, which yields MSQAAMDFTHLLIKRGIISAEQLAEAEQIAKDTDQDVGDVLVKSEYAAPEDVARALADFHKIPFVDLRETRIPENVIELVPESVARENTVIPYSEEDGALQILIADPFDLETIEKLRFILNRKIETAIAPRESINGAINQYYGQVEGESADSMLQEFTDTAIDFTETEGEDGGGGEEVVDDGSAPVIRLVNLMIQEAVQLRASDIHVEPFEDRVRIRYRIDGVCVERENAPRRMLSAIIARIKILSKIDISEKRRPTDGRIKITVGDKQLDLRVSIIPTNHGQSCVMRLLDKDNIKVGVRQLGLSQRDYRNFNGLIRRPNGIVLVTGPTGSGKTTTLYAALNALNRPDRKIITAEDPVEYYLPGINQVEVRHSIGLDFARIIRAMLRQAPNIILVGEMRDHETASMGIQASLTGHLVFSTLHTNDAPSAISRMVDIGVPGYMVASSVIAVLAQRLVRTICPRCKTRWTPPESLIADSGLPPEMVKQAEFAKGKGCTYCGKSGYRGRVGIYELMLINNKLREMMFKGSATNEIRELAIENGMSTLYADGMLKVIRGITSFEEVYRVAKRTEQEQLAMSHIVKDLDSL from the coding sequence ATGAGCCAAGCCGCCATGGACTTTACCCATCTGCTGATCAAACGCGGCATCATCAGTGCCGAGCAGCTGGCCGAAGCGGAACAGATCGCCAAGGATACCGATCAAGACGTCGGCGACGTGTTGGTAAAGTCGGAATATGCCGCCCCCGAGGACGTCGCTCGAGCGCTGGCGGATTTCCACAAGATCCCCTTTGTCGACCTTCGCGAAACACGGATCCCGGAAAACGTCATCGAACTGGTCCCCGAATCGGTGGCCCGTGAAAACACGGTCATCCCGTACAGCGAAGAAGACGGGGCGCTGCAAATCCTGATCGCAGACCCGTTCGACTTGGAAACGATCGAAAAGCTGCGTTTCATCCTGAACCGAAAGATCGAAACCGCGATCGCCCCGCGGGAATCGATCAACGGAGCGATCAACCAGTATTACGGCCAGGTCGAAGGTGAATCGGCCGACAGTATGCTGCAGGAATTCACCGACACGGCCATCGACTTCACCGAAACCGAGGGTGAAGACGGCGGTGGCGGGGAAGAAGTCGTCGACGACGGCAGCGCACCGGTCATCCGGCTGGTCAACCTGATGATCCAAGAAGCGGTCCAATTGCGGGCCAGCGACATCCACGTCGAACCCTTCGAAGACAGGGTTCGAATCCGTTATCGAATTGACGGCGTTTGTGTGGAAAGGGAAAACGCCCCCCGGCGGATGCTGTCGGCCATCATCGCCCGCATCAAAATCCTGTCGAAGATCGACATCAGCGAAAAGCGACGCCCCACCGACGGGCGGATCAAGATCACCGTTGGCGACAAGCAGCTTGACTTGCGGGTCAGCATTATCCCGACCAACCACGGCCAGTCGTGCGTGATGCGGCTGCTGGACAAGGACAACATCAAGGTCGGCGTCCGCCAGCTGGGCCTGTCCCAGCGCGACTATCGCAATTTCAACGGCCTGATCCGCCGGCCCAACGGGATCGTCCTGGTGACCGGCCCGACGGGATCGGGGAAGACCACGACACTGTACGCCGCCCTGAACGCGCTGAACCGCCCGGACCGCAAAATCATCACCGCCGAAGACCCGGTGGAGTATTACCTGCCGGGGATCAACCAGGTGGAAGTCCGGCACAGCATCGGACTGGACTTTGCCCGCATCATTCGCGCGATGCTGCGTCAGGCACCCAACATCATCCTGGTCGGCGAAATGCGGGATCACGAGACCGCATCAATGGGAATCCAGGCGTCACTGACGGGACACTTGGTTTTCAGTACACTGCACACGAACGATGCGCCCAGTGCCATCAGTCGGATGGTGGACATCGGTGTACCTGGCTACATGGTCGCCAGCAGCGTCATCGCCGTGCTGGCCCAGCGGCTGGTGCGGACGATTTGCCCAAGATGCAAGACCCGATGGACGCCGCCGGAAAGCCTGATCGCCGACAGCGGATTGCCGCCCGAAATGGTCAAGCAGGCGGAATTCGCCAAGGGCAAGGGCTGCACCTACTGTGGCAAGTCGGGCTACCGCGGACGCGTCGGCATCTATGAACTGATGCTGATCAACAACAAGCTTCGCGAGATGATGTTCAAGGGCTCCGCGACCAATGAAATCCGGGAACTTGCGATCGAAAACGGCATGTCCACGCTCTACGCCGACGGCATGCTGAAGGTGATTCGCGGGATCACCAGCTTCGAAGAGGTCTACCGAGTCGCCAAGCGAACCGAACAGGAACAGTTGGCCATGAGCCACATCGTCAAAGACCTGGATTCGCTGTAA
- a CDS encoding PIG-L family deacetylase, whose product MNDSPPLDVVAVAAHPDDVEVACGATLAKLVRQGYRVGIIDLTDGEPTPNCPSPEVRAAEARAAAETLGVQVRIQLGLPNRRLMDGFDARVALAKQFRIHRPRIVIGFGDATPTASPDHWQAKLITDAAVFYSRLTKWDQHFDGLPVHAVRRQLYFRLALEPDTIAGHSHHLLVDVAATLQQKIDAILCYQSQFAHKPAIESRIRAAALVTGSLAGVDAAESFVAVRPVAVDDLVTTVL is encoded by the coding sequence ATGAATGATTCACCGCCGCTGGACGTCGTCGCCGTTGCCGCACACCCGGACGACGTGGAAGTCGCCTGTGGGGCAACGCTGGCCAAACTGGTTCGCCAAGGCTATCGCGTCGGGATCATCGATTTGACCGACGGTGAACCGACCCCCAATTGCCCATCGCCGGAAGTCCGGGCGGCCGAGGCCCGGGCGGCTGCCGAAACGCTGGGTGTGCAGGTCCGGATCCAGTTGGGGCTACCCAACCGCCGGCTGATGGACGGATTCGACGCTCGCGTCGCCCTGGCGAAACAATTCCGAATCCACCGTCCACGCATCGTCATCGGCTTTGGCGACGCCACCCCGACCGCTTCGCCGGACCACTGGCAAGCCAAACTGATCACCGACGCGGCGGTCTTTTACAGTCGGCTGACCAAGTGGGACCAGCATTTTGACGGCCTTCCCGTCCATGCGGTCCGCCGCCAGCTGTACTTTCGGCTGGCCTTGGAACCCGACACGATCGCCGGCCATTCCCATCACTTGCTGGTCGATGTGGCCGCAACGCTGCAACAGAAAATCGACGCCATTCTGTGTTACCAAAGCCAATTCGCCCACAAACCGGCGATCGAATCCCGCATCCGCGCCGCCGCCCTGGTCACCGGCAGCCTGGCAGGGGTCGATGCCGCCGAATCGTTCGTCGCCGTCCGTCCGGTGGCCGTCGACGATCTGGTCACCACCGTCCTGTAG
- a CDS encoding Ig-like domain-containing protein: MSRNALRQLIASLTGGFPHKDAVMKQPRGDGDLASRGPLRLEMLERRQLMAGDVEMMFTDGNADGLPDAGATATAQSDVLAVTGQAEGESEPDLVQFAKNLEAAGVQFFGAAWCPACTQQKELFEDGGDELPFVEVTNPDRTLNSIGIAEGISQFPTWRFPDDTEATGVLDLTTISSRSGVPIPQSETPTFETIGSQTVRIGSPLHVVVDGYDPDGSVLTTTVTVEDPSLIEATVISGNRSLRLDVAGFGDMVFELFEQRAPVPAGRVADLAESGFYDGIIFHRVVNGFVIQAGDPTGTGTSGSTLGSFDDQFHPDLQHNRDGILSFAKTSDDTNNSQFFITETDTRHLDFNHSIFGQLVEGEDVREAISNMETDPPASQGGGAPTTDIVIEDASVFTDTENSVVMFKAVGGTGTTNVTITVTDEDGNTHSEVIPVTVVADTGSSSDSQPFLGDINDPVTSAVDTPAQLQLSAVDVEGDAVRYSGSIVSGQGNATLNVDSTTGLVTVTPASGFTGTVDVNLTVAAASGATGSDNQVVTFEFVESQLSAPTGLDLLATSDSGSSDSDNVTNEGTLSFTVTGVESGDTVEIINTDGDAVIGSAVAAGSTVTITTSNIAALGDGSYTLAARRSNGGSSSGNSATLTVTYDNTGPATVGDTATTQANVGTQYITNLISSEEGSGLVYSLISSPTGATINPATGQITWDPQAADVGTVDFDIRLTDLAGNATDDSFSVTVSEPAVAGVRLEITDLDGNVITSVASGEEFLLRMYGQDLRPGIDRRGVFAAFADILFDANLIQPVSGATIQYGSGFNTVQDGTFASGLIDELGAAQSNTVPSDESESLVATIRMEAIASGTVNITSEPADDSGSETLLYLSDERIPAASVAYGNISLAIDQNFTVVDDTFTVDEDSTSNTLDVLDNDTAVAGTTLTIVSVTQPTTGGAVSISNGELIFTPTADFVGEVVFSYRVANSDGVQDDATVTVTVEDVNDPPLGAPDTFTVDQGTVLNDLDVLDNDSIAPDTGEELTVTGVGTTSNGGTVTVASDGKSVLYTPPADFTGVDTFTYTLSDGEATVPVTVSVTVNPGDEPPVAVNDAFTVTEDAAEASFDILANDTRDSENQAFELLEVATPSNGGTASVGTDGELRYQPAANFVGTETVQYTIRDTGGGLAVGTVTFTVTGVNDPPPAADATADVLRSAGESVVLTVADLPTNVDSGETLQFTATGTTSQGGTVRISTAGDQILYTPPAGDFTGDDTFTFTVSDPSGATSTAALTVTVSDYELRDFSFALSSAIPGVLHGVRLVGTDDLGAAVDVAATQDANGQFVFADQLPGDYKIMIPAVPFLQKGGQPIELELNSAPEDGDAALEADLGRLRPQYLSIRDWFGGAARRSIVAAVSPGEEPVFMQTSQDTGDVSDPDVQLSNDGTQVTVTGKDDQDADVQATLNVQSGNRVEVRGQVGDLRLLKISVEPTDVSFTEVASAGTASTAEGEAAAATGQSVLSNDQAAEGESPVVAAVTQVDAVVPAASPVSVDQTPQQDASGVGSDADTNVVGDSMDAQQVDASMPQVASRLSLLSSAADQLAEPDDDLSADAVDAALSS; this comes from the coding sequence ATGTCGCGAAACGCTCTTCGACAACTGATTGCCAGCCTGACCGGTGGTTTCCCGCACAAGGATGCCGTGATGAAGCAGCCGCGTGGCGATGGCGATTTGGCCAGCCGTGGGCCCTTGCGGTTGGAAATGCTGGAACGTCGGCAGTTGATGGCCGGCGACGTGGAGATGATGTTCACCGACGGCAACGCCGACGGGTTGCCCGATGCGGGGGCCACCGCGACGGCACAAAGCGATGTCTTGGCGGTGACCGGTCAGGCGGAAGGTGAATCGGAGCCAGATCTGGTTCAGTTTGCGAAGAATCTGGAAGCCGCGGGCGTGCAATTCTTCGGCGCCGCCTGGTGTCCGGCCTGTACCCAGCAGAAAGAATTGTTCGAGGACGGTGGCGACGAACTGCCCTTTGTCGAAGTCACCAATCCGGACCGAACGCTGAACAGCATCGGCATCGCCGAGGGCATCTCACAATTCCCAACTTGGCGGTTCCCCGACGACACCGAGGCGACCGGGGTCTTGGATTTGACGACCATCAGCTCCCGCAGCGGCGTGCCGATTCCGCAAAGTGAAACGCCGACGTTCGAGACCATTGGTTCACAAACGGTTCGCATCGGATCGCCGTTGCATGTCGTCGTGGATGGTTACGATCCCGACGGCAGCGTGCTGACGACCACGGTCACGGTGGAAGATCCGTCCTTGATCGAAGCGACCGTGATTTCGGGCAACCGTTCGTTGCGTTTGGATGTTGCCGGGTTTGGTGACATGGTGTTCGAGCTGTTCGAACAACGGGCACCGGTTCCCGCCGGACGCGTTGCGGATTTGGCGGAATCTGGATTCTATGACGGCATCATCTTTCACCGCGTGGTCAACGGCTTTGTGATCCAGGCCGGTGACCCGACCGGAACGGGAACCAGCGGATCGACCTTGGGCAGTTTCGACGACCAATTCCATCCCGATCTGCAGCACAACCGTGACGGGATCCTGTCGTTCGCCAAGACCTCGGACGATACGAACAATTCGCAGTTCTTCATCACCGAGACTGACACACGGCATCTGGACTTCAACCACTCGATCTTTGGCCAGTTGGTCGAAGGCGAAGACGTCCGTGAAGCGATCAGCAATATGGAAACCGATCCGCCGGCCAGCCAGGGCGGTGGTGCCCCGACGACCGACATCGTGATCGAAGATGCTTCGGTCTTTACCGACACCGAAAACAGCGTCGTGATGTTCAAAGCGGTCGGCGGGACGGGAACGACCAATGTCACCATCACGGTCACCGACGAAGACGGCAACACGCACAGCGAAGTGATTCCGGTGACGGTGGTCGCCGATACGGGCAGCAGTTCTGATTCACAGCCATTCTTGGGTGACATCAACGACCCGGTCACCTCCGCAGTCGACACGCCGGCCCAGTTGCAGTTGTCGGCCGTGGATGTCGAAGGCGACGCGGTTCGGTACAGCGGTTCGATCGTCAGCGGCCAAGGCAACGCGACGCTGAACGTGGATTCGACGACCGGTCTGGTCACAGTGACGCCTGCTTCGGGGTTCACCGGCACCGTGGATGTCAACTTGACCGTGGCGGCCGCCTCCGGTGCAACGGGCAGTGACAACCAGGTCGTGACGTTCGAGTTTGTGGAATCGCAGTTGTCCGCACCCACGGGATTGGACTTGTTGGCCACCAGTGACAGCGGATCCAGCGACAGTGACAACGTGACCAATGAGGGCACGTTGTCCTTCACCGTCACCGGTGTGGAATCGGGGGACACGGTTGAAATCATCAACACCGACGGCGATGCGGTGATCGGTTCGGCGGTTGCCGCCGGCAGCACGGTCACGATCACGACGTCGAACATCGCCGCGCTGGGCGACGGCAGTTACACGCTTGCGGCTCGGCGTAGCAACGGCGGTTCCAGCAGCGGCAACAGTGCGACCCTGACGGTGACCTACGACAACACGGGCCCGGCGACGGTCGGCGACACGGCCACGACCCAGGCCAACGTCGGGACGCAGTACATCACCAACCTGATCAGCAGTGAAGAAGGCAGCGGGCTGGTTTATTCGTTGATCTCGTCGCCCACCGGCGCGACCATCAACCCGGCGACGGGCCAAATCACTTGGGATCCGCAGGCCGCCGACGTGGGAACTGTCGACTTTGACATCCGGCTGACCGACTTGGCCGGCAACGCGACCGATGACAGTTTCAGTGTCACCGTCAGCGAACCAGCGGTCGCGGGCGTGCGACTGGAAATCACGGACTTGGACGGAAACGTCATCACCAGTGTTGCCAGTGGCGAAGAATTCTTGCTGCGGATGTACGGCCAGGACTTGCGACCCGGCATCGATCGACGCGGGGTCTTTGCAGCATTCGCCGACATCTTGTTTGACGCCAATCTGATTCAACCGGTCAGCGGGGCGACGATCCAGTACGGCAGCGGATTCAATACCGTCCAAGACGGGACTTTCGCCAGCGGGCTGATCGACGAACTTGGTGCGGCCCAGTCCAACACGGTCCCCAGTGACGAAAGCGAAAGCCTTGTCGCCACCATCCGCATGGAAGCGATCGCCAGCGGGACGGTCAACATCACCAGTGAACCGGCCGACGACTCGGGCAGTGAAACGTTGTTGTATCTAAGCGACGAACGAATTCCGGCCGCCAGCGTCGCTTACGGCAACATCTCCTTGGCGATCGACCAGAACTTTACGGTCGTTGATGACACGTTCACCGTGGACGAAGACAGCACATCCAACACGCTGGACGTCTTGGACAACGACACCGCGGTCGCCGGCACCACGCTGACGATCGTCTCGGTCACTCAGCCGACCACCGGCGGCGCGGTATCGATCAGCAACGGCGAATTGATCTTCACGCCCACCGCGGACTTCGTCGGCGAAGTCGTCTTCAGCTATCGCGTGGCCAACAGCGATGGGGTTCAAGACGATGCGACCGTGACGGTGACCGTGGAAGACGTGAATGATCCGCCGCTCGGGGCGCCGGATACCTTCACCGTCGATCAGGGGACGGTGTTGAATGATCTGGACGTCTTGGACAACGACAGCATCGCACCGGATACGGGCGAAGAACTGACGGTCACCGGCGTCGGGACCACGTCAAACGGCGGCACGGTGACCGTTGCCAGCGACGGCAAATCGGTGTTGTACACACCGCCGGCCGACTTCACCGGCGTCGATACCTTCACCTACACCCTCAGCGACGGCGAAGCGACCGTTCCGGTGACCGTCAGCGTGACGGTGAACCCGGGCGACGAACCGCCGGTCGCGGTCAACGATGCCTTTACGGTGACCGAAGACGCAGCCGAGGCGTCGTTCGATATCTTGGCCAACGATACGCGTGACAGTGAGAACCAGGCCTTCGAACTGCTCGAAGTCGCCACACCGTCCAACGGTGGAACCGCTTCGGTCGGCACCGATGGCGAACTGCGGTACCAACCGGCCGCCAATTTCGTCGGTACCGAAACGGTCCAGTACACCATTCGTGACACCGGCGGCGGGCTTGCCGTCGGAACGGTGACCTTCACGGTGACCGGCGTGAACGATCCACCGCCCGCGGCCGATGCGACGGCCGACGTGTTGCGATCCGCCGGCGAATCCGTCGTGCTGACCGTTGCCGATTTGCCGACCAACGTTGACAGCGGTGAAACGTTGCAATTCACCGCGACCGGAACCACGTCCCAGGGCGGAACGGTTCGCATCAGCACCGCGGGTGATCAAATCCTGTACACGCCGCCGGCCGGCGATTTCACCGGCGATGACACGTTCACGTTCACCGTCAGCGATCCATCGGGCGCCACCAGCACGGCGGCACTGACGGTGACGGTGTCCGATTACGAGCTGCGTGATTTTTCGTTCGCACTGTCGTCAGCCATCCCCGGCGTATTGCATGGCGTTCGATTGGTGGGCACCGACGACTTGGGTGCTGCCGTGGATGTCGCCGCAACCCAGGACGCCAATGGCCAATTCGTCTTCGCCGACCAATTGCCCGGTGACTACAAAATCATGATCCCCGCGGTTCCGTTCTTGCAAAAGGGTGGCCAGCCGATTGAGTTGGAACTAAACAGTGCACCGGAGGACGGCGATGCGGCACTAGAGGCCGACTTGGGACGTCTGCGTCCGCAATACCTTTCGATCCGGGATTGGTTCGGCGGTGCGGCACGACGGTCGATCGTTGCGGCGGTCAGCCCCGGCGAAGAACCCGTCTTCATGCAAACCAGTCAAGACACCGGAGATGTTTCTGATCCGGATGTGCAACTAAGCAACGACGGAACTCAGGTGACCGTCACCGGGAAAGACGATCAAGACGCCGATGTGCAGGCGACGTTGAACGTTCAATCCGGCAACCGTGTCGAAGTTCGCGGTCAAGTCGGTGATTTGCGGCTGCTGAAAATCAGCGTCGAACCGACCGATGTCAGCTTCACCGAAGTCGCCTCGGCGGGCACCGCGTCGACGGCCGAAGGCGAAGCAGCGGCGGCAACCGGCCAATCCGTGTTGTCCAATGACCAGGCGGCTGAGGGTGAATCACCCGTCGTCGCAGCGGTGACTCAAGTGGACGCGGTCGTTCCCGCTGCTTCACCGGTATCGGTCGATCAAACGCCACAACAAGACGCAAGCGGCGTCGGTTCGGATGCCGATACCAACGTCGTCGGCGACAGCATGGACGCCCAACAGGTCGACGCATCGATGCCGCAGGTGGCGTCACGTTTAAGCCTGCTGTCGTCCGCTGCGGATCAGTTGGCCGAACCCGACGACGATCTTTCGGCCGATGCCGTTGACGCGGCGTTGTCGTCGTAA
- a CDS encoding HU family DNA-binding protein: MAKAPTKTQILANIAEATELSKKDVAAVFDALTEEIRAELGKKGSGQFAIPGLCKIVRRDVPAKPKRKGRNPADGSEIWLAPKPASKKIVIRPLKGLKEMI, from the coding sequence ATGGCCAAGGCTCCGACCAAGACTCAAATCTTGGCGAACATCGCCGAAGCGACCGAGCTGTCCAAAAAAGACGTTGCTGCGGTCTTTGATGCATTGACCGAAGAGATCCGTGCCGAGCTCGGCAAGAAAGGATCTGGACAATTCGCGATTCCAGGTCTGTGCAAGATCGTCCGTCGCGACGTGCCCGCCAAGCCGAAACGTAAAGGACGCAACCCTGCCGATGGCAGCGAAATCTGGTTGGCTCCCAAACCGGCCAGCAAGAAGATCGTGATCCGTCCGCTGAAGGGTCTGAAGGAAATGATCTGA